A stretch of Abyssogena phaseoliformis symbiont OG214 DNA encodes these proteins:
- a CDS encoding MlaA family lipoprotein — protein sequence MKNLLMSFLLLAFGTITTAEDVDPFEESNRAVFEFNQTLDENVFEPAARTYKESVPETAQNRVSDFSSNLDDISTLGNEILQFELFDSVSTFGRILVNSTIGLAGLFDVASDIGLEKTNEDFGQTMAVWGVPSGPYVVLPILGPSTMRDSAGTYIDITENVDVTKGLNTTEETVLLLTRTVDTRVKLLPATDLLKNSDDVYIATRSSYLQKRQFDIFDGNPPIEDDDF from the coding sequence ATGAAAAATTTATTAATGAGTTTTTTATTATTGGCATTCGGTACAATTACTACGGCTGAAGATGTTGATCCATTTGAAGAATCAAATAGAGCAGTTTTTGAGTTTAATCAAACCTTAGATGAAAATGTTTTTGAGCCTGCAGCTAGAACTTATAAAGAATCTGTGCCTGAAACAGCGCAAAACCGAGTCAGTGATTTTTCTTCTAATTTGGACGATATCTCCACACTGGGTAATGAAATTTTGCAGTTTGAATTATTTGATAGTGTGAGCACGTTTGGCAGGATTTTAGTGAATAGTACCATAGGATTGGCTGGTTTATTTGATGTTGCTAGTGATATTGGGCTAGAAAAAACCAATGAAGATTTTGGTCAAACGATGGCAGTGTGGGGTGTGCCAAGCGGTCCTTATGTGGTTTTGCCGATTTTGGGTCCATCAACCATGCGTGATTCAGCAGGTACTTATATTGATATTACTGAAAATGTAGATGTAACCAAGGGGTTAAACACCACTGAAGAAACCGTTTTATTACTCACTAGAACTGTTGACACTAGAGTTAAATTATTACCAGCAACAGATTTACTTAAAAATTCAGACGATGTTTACATTGCAACACGCTCTTCTTATTTACAAAAGAGACAATTTGATATTTTTGATGGCAATCCACCTATTGAAGATGATGATTTCTGA
- a CDS encoding heavy-metal-associated domain-containing protein translates to MKIIVDNIKCGGCAGTITKKLTSTFDTENIDIDIEQGIIDLDVDDAKKAEIIKVLLNLGYPEIDSVHGFNSAKAKAKSFVSCAIGKIDT, encoded by the coding sequence ATGAAGATAATCGTTGACAATATCAAATGTGGTGGTTGTGCAGGCACCATTACTAAAAAATTAACCTCAACTTTTGATACCGAAAATATTGATATTGACATTGAACAAGGCATTATAGATCTTGACGTAGACGACGCTAAAAAAGCCGAAATTATCAAAGTTCTACTCAATCTTGGCTACCCTGAAATTGATTCAGTCCATGGCTTTAATTCTGCCAAAGCCAAAGCAAAATCCTTTGTTTCTTGTGCTATTGGCAAAATAGATACATGA
- the thiS gene encoding sulfur carrier protein ThiS: protein MTLTLNGESLEMANGLNAHDLIVQLGYKNQRIALEVNEVIIPKSKHAEFTLNEGDICEIIKAVGGG from the coding sequence ATGACACTCACCCTAAATGGCGAGTCGCTAGAAATGGCTAATGGCTTAAACGCACATGATTTGATTGTTCAACTGGGTTATAAAAATCAGCGCATTGCACTAGAAGTCAATGAAGTCATTATTCCTAAATCCAAACATGCTGAATTTACCCTAAACGAAGGCGATATTTGTGAGATTATTAAGGCGGTTGGTGGTGGTTAA
- the carA gene encoding glutamine-hydrolyzing carbamoyl-phosphate synthase small subunit, whose protein sequence is MSQVALLALEDGKIFHGKSIGANGETLGEVVFNTSMTGYQEILTDPSYAQQIIALTYPHIGNTGTNSVDEESDKVHAAGLIIRDLPLMVSNWRSDRPLGEYLKLNHIVAISDIDTRALTRHLRTQGALKGCIIAGDDIDQEAAIAKAQSFAGLKNTDLAKVVSTAQSYEFNQGSYSLEETKFNKLDAKFKVVVYDYGVKKNILRMLVDRGCDLTIVNAQTPVETILAMNPDGIFLSNGPGDPEPCGYAIKSIQTLLEKDVPLFGICLGHQLLSLAVGATTQKMKFGHHGANHPVQNLHTKQVMITSQNHGFSVSEENIPNNLEVTHRSLFDNSIQGISVVNKKAFGFQGHPEASPGPHDMSGLFDTFIKEMSE, encoded by the coding sequence GTGTCACAAGTTGCCTTATTAGCATTAGAAGATGGGAAGATTTTTCATGGAAAATCTATTGGCGCTAATGGTGAAACTTTAGGCGAAGTGGTGTTTAATACCTCAATGACAGGTTATCAAGAAATTTTAACCGACCCATCATATGCACAACAAATCATTGCACTAACTTATCCACATATTGGCAATACAGGCACCAATTCAGTTGACGAAGAATCAGACAAAGTTCATGCAGCAGGTTTAATTATCCGAGATTTGCCTTTGATGGTAAGCAATTGGCGTTCAGATAGGCCTCTAGGTGAGTATTTAAAACTAAATCATATTGTTGCTATTAGTGATATTGATACCCGCGCATTAACACGCCACCTACGAACACAGGGTGCACTTAAAGGGTGTATTATTGCAGGTGATGACATTGACCAAGAGGCAGCTATTGCCAAGGCTCAATCATTTGCTGGTCTTAAAAATACGGATTTAGCAAAAGTGGTTTCAACTGCTCAGTCGTATGAATTTAATCAAGGCTCTTATTCGTTGGAAGAGACTAAATTTAACAAATTAGATGCTAAATTTAAAGTCGTGGTTTATGATTATGGCGTTAAGAAAAATATTTTAAGGATGTTGGTAGACAGAGGCTGTGATTTAACTATTGTTAATGCACAAACACCAGTAGAAACAATATTAGCGATGAACCCTGACGGTATATTTTTATCCAATGGACCGGGTGATCCTGAGCCATGCGGCTATGCTATTAAAAGCATCCAAACCTTGTTAGAAAAAGATGTGCCGTTATTTGGTATTTGTTTGGGTCATCAATTGTTATCTTTAGCAGTTGGCGCAACAACGCAAAAGATGAAATTTGGCCATCATGGTGCTAACCATCCTGTGCAAAATTTACACACCAAGCAAGTGATGATTACTTCTCAAAATCATGGATTTTCAGTGTCAGAGGAAAATATACCAAACAATTTAGAAGTGACACACCGCTCATTATTTGACAACTCTATTCAGGGCATTAGCGTTGTTAATAAAAAAGCATTTGGCTTTCAAGGACATCCTGAGGCCTCACCAGGGCCACATGATATGAGTGGTTTATTTGATACATTTATTAAGGAGATGAGCGAATGA
- a CDS encoding tRNA (5-methylaminomethyl-2-thiouridylate)-methyltransferase: MTNKQIKAISLISGGLDSLLSTKLMLDQGIHVEGINFFTGFCVEGHTHAIRKQKKDKPKRNNALWVAEQLGIKLHIIDVIEEYRDVLLNPKHGYGKNMNPCLDCKGFMVKKAKQWMIEHEFDFIITGEVMGQRPMSQRKETMPIVQAESGANDLLLRPLCAKHLPVTKAELEGWVDREKLLDFSGRTRKPQTALAKEYGFDDYATPAGGCCFLTDKQYSDKLVDMWQSRGNRDYQLDDLMMLKVGRHIRPNPRFKMIVAREEGEVKFLEGYRNQYANLYPTSCNGPLALIDGEPNQEDLKIAAKILARYSQGREEDSVDVEVKLNVGVVQQLSIKPFSADEIKKEWMV; the protein is encoded by the coding sequence ATGACAAACAAACAAATTAAAGCTATATCGTTAATTTCAGGCGGACTAGACTCGCTATTAAGCACTAAACTAATGCTCGACCAAGGCATTCATGTAGAAGGCATTAATTTTTTTACTGGCTTTTGTGTGGAGGGGCATACACACGCCATTCGCAAGCAAAAAAAAGACAAGCCAAAACGTAACAATGCTTTATGGGTGGCAGAGCAGCTAGGTATTAAGTTACACATTATTGATGTGATTGAAGAATATCGTGATGTGCTTTTAAACCCTAAGCATGGTTATGGTAAAAACATGAACCCATGCCTAGATTGCAAAGGCTTTATGGTCAAAAAAGCCAAACAGTGGATGATTGAGCATGAGTTTGATTTTATTATTACAGGTGAAGTCATGGGTCAACGTCCTATGTCACAGCGTAAAGAGACCATGCCTATTGTCCAAGCAGAATCAGGTGCGAATGATTTACTCCTAAGACCCTTATGCGCAAAACATCTGCCAGTCACCAAAGCAGAACTTGAAGGCTGGGTGGACAGAGAGAAATTATTAGATTTTTCAGGGCGTACGCGCAAGCCACAAACGGCTTTAGCAAAAGAATATGGCTTTGATGATTATGCCACCCCAGCAGGTGGTTGTTGTTTTCTAACCGATAAACAATATTCTGATAAATTGGTTGATATGTGGCAATCACGTGGTAATCGTGATTATCAATTGGATGATTTAATGATGCTCAAAGTTGGCAGACACATTCGCCCAAATCCACGTTTTAAAATGATTGTTGCTCGTGAAGAAGGTGAAGTTAAATTCCTAGAAGGCTATCGTAACCAATATGCAAATCTATATCCAACCAGTTGTAATGGTCCGTTAGCATTGATTGATGGTGAGCCAAATCAAGAAGATTTGAAAATTGCTGCTAAAATATTAGCACGCTATTCTCAAGGTAGAGAAGAAGACTCGGTTGATGTAGAAGTTAAACTCAATGTTGGCGTGGTACAACAATTAAGCATTAAGCCGTTTTCTGCTGATGAAATCAAAAAAGAGTGGATGGTTTAA
- the prmA gene encoding 50S ribosomal protein L11 methyltransferase, whose amino-acid sequence MDWMQLIIRTNKDQADFISEVLMGLDALSITFSDSFDDAIFEPPVGETPLWQDTTISALFNVDVEQTHVQMMLKQTCNIEQSSFELLKNCIWEDECKKYFHKMQFGKNIWIFPSWEDASTLSKEAVIIDMDSGLAFGTGTHQTTDLCLQYLDQNPPKDLTVIDYGTGTGVLAIAAAKLGAKEVIAIDNDPQAVLVTTNNIQTNYVDSKITVLHSDEEGELNQVDLLIANILANPLVGLCEHFSRRIKSGGKIVLSGIFQDQVEVILDTYGHYFSTLSVKQKGDWCCVDGIRK is encoded by the coding sequence ATGGATTGGATGCAACTCATTATTAGAACAAACAAAGACCAAGCAGATTTTATCTCTGAGGTGCTGATGGGTTTGGATGCTTTGTCTATTACTTTTAGCGACTCATTTGATGATGCTATTTTTGAGCCACCTGTAGGTGAAACGCCTTTATGGCAAGATACGACAATCAGTGCTTTATTTAATGTAGATGTCGAACAAACGCATGTGCAAATGATGCTAAAGCAAACTTGTAATATTGAACAAAGCTCTTTTGAGCTACTAAAAAATTGTATTTGGGAAGATGAATGCAAAAAATATTTTCACAAAATGCAATTTGGGAAAAATATTTGGATTTTCCCTTCCTGGGAAGACGCATCCACTTTGTCAAAAGAAGCTGTTATTATTGACATGGATTCTGGCTTGGCATTTGGTACAGGCACGCATCAAACGACAGATTTATGCTTGCAATATTTAGATCAAAACCCACCCAAAGATTTAACTGTGATTGATTATGGTACAGGTACTGGTGTTTTGGCAATTGCTGCAGCCAAGTTAGGCGCAAAAGAAGTTATCGCCATTGATAACGACCCACAAGCAGTGCTTGTTACTACGAATAACATTCAAACTAACTATGTTGACTCTAAAATAACTGTATTACATAGTGACGAAGAAGGCGAATTAAATCAAGTTGACTTATTGATTGCTAATATCTTGGCTAATCCTTTGGTTGGTTTGTGTGAGCACTTTTCTAGGCGAATTAAATCAGGCGGAAAAATTGTACTATCTGGTATTTTTCAAGACCAAGTAGAGGTGATTTTAGACACATATGGTCATTATTTTTCAACATTAAGCGTTAAACAAAAAGGTGATTGGTGTTGTGTAGATGGCATTAGGAAATAA
- a CDS encoding TusE/DsrC/DsvC family sulfur relay protein, which yields MGLERTGNGYLVDPTIWTQDIMHEMAKEDDIELTESMVNQILVAKEYFEENSSVPPIRTFAKVVGIDKKILFKEWLTGPMKPITKYGGMPQPTGCV from the coding sequence ATGGGACTAGAAAGAACAGGCAATGGCTACTTAGTTGATCCAACAATTTGGACGCAAGACATTATGCATGAAATGGCTAAAGAAGATGACATTGAATTAACTGAAAGTATGGTTAATCAAATTCTTGTAGCCAAAGAGTATTTTGAAGAAAATTCATCAGTACCGCCCATTAGAACCTTTGCCAAAGTTGTCGGCATTGATAAAAAAATCCTATTTAAAGAATGGCTAACTGGCCCGATGAAACCTATTACCAAATACGGCGGCATGCCCCAACCAACAGGTTGTGT